A part of Phoenix dactylifera cultivar Barhee BC4 chromosome 2, palm_55x_up_171113_PBpolish2nd_filt_p, whole genome shotgun sequence genomic DNA contains:
- the LOC120104490 gene encoding uncharacterized protein At5g39865-like has translation MGCVSSTFLEDEDRIVGGPTIGHHIVSLTSTTYGHLTTLDQPPPQTPPPPPPPPPPPPPSPPSFTRRFLPIPRSEPEVINSWELMAGLDPTTPTKPPLPPSPSPCKENSHRSLPFSDPQRKGNVLRPLNAGQRPVRYSLEMFEKRCPPGGAQVAVLYTTTLRGVRKTFEDCNAVRAAVEELGVWVRERDVSMDMGFREELRELMKGCGVQGPAVPRLFVKGRDIGGAEAVLRIHEEGGLAGLLAGLPMAPRGGVCDGCGGVRFLPCFQCRGSRKVVVVAVAAAEKEEEEKEGVQGGGGNPGKGKVVRCTECNENGLVLCPICY, from the coding sequence ATGGGTTGCGTCTCCTCCACCTTCCTCGAAGACGAGGACCGCATCGTCGGCGGCCCTACCATCGGCCACCACATCGTCTCCCTCACCTCCACCACCTACGGCCACCTCACCACCCTCGACCAACCTCCTCCCCAAAcccctccaccaccaccaccaccaccacctcctccaccgCCGTCTCCCCCCTCCTTCACCCGCCGCTTCCTCCCCATCCCCCGCTCCGAGCCTGAGGTCATCAACTCCTGGGAGCTCATGGCCGGCCTCGACCCCACCACACCCACCaagccccccctccccccctccccaAGTCCGTGCAAGGAGAACTCCCACCGGTCCCTCCCTTTCTCCGATCCACAGCGGAAGGGAAACGTCCTCCGGCCGCTCAACGCCGGCCAGCGGCCGGTGAGGTACTCGCTGGAGATGTTCGAGAAGAGGTGCCCGCCAGGCGGGGCGCAGGTGGCGGTGCTGTACACGACGACGCTGCGCGGGGTGCGGAAGACGTTTGAGGACTGCAACGCGGTGCGTGCGGCTGTGGAGGAGCTCGGGGTGTGGGTCCGGGAGCGGGACGTGTCGATGGACATGGGATTCCGGGAGGAGCTCCGGGAGCTGATGAAGGGGTGTGGAGTTCAGGGGCCGGCGGTGCCGAGGCTGTTTGTGAAGGGGAGGGACATCGGCGGGGCGGAGGCGGTGCTGAGAATCCATGAGGAAGGCGGGCTGGCGGGTTTGCTGGCGGGGCTGCCGATGGCGCCTCGCGGCGGGGTCTGCGACGGATGCGGCGGGGTGAGGTTTCTACCGTGCTTCCAGTGCCGCGGAAGCCggaaggtggtggtggtggcggtggcggcggcggagaaggaggaggaggagaaggaaggggTGCAGGGTGGTGGAGGGAACCCTGGGAAGGGGAAGGTTGTGAGATGTACTGAGTGTAATGAGAACGGTTTGGTGCTCTGCCCCATCTGCTACtga